Proteins from one Fragaria vesca subsp. vesca linkage group LG6, FraVesHawaii_1.0, whole genome shotgun sequence genomic window:
- the LOC101309273 gene encoding uncharacterized protein LOC101309273: MFIAAATTTAVTTCRFHMLRIQCADSSKPRPGFGTKTNNKSKKKNNLNQTNKATTSVDQKGTGFQQGKSTTNRSVTNQAPGLSSRFDGKVKRNLGDLEFEERLEAVRSSALQQKKTVEKEEYGAIDYDAPVKSEKKKIGLGAQIGVGVAVLVFGLVFALGDFLPSSSVSPTEDAALTSNKLSEEEKASLQTRLKEYEATLSNSPKDPTALEGAAVTLAELGEYSRASTLLEDLTKEKPSDPEVFRLLGEVKYELKDYEGSVAAYKVSSKVSKDLNFEVMRGLTNALLAAKRPDEAVQFLLASRSRLDADNPETKAASSMTGMQVDPIQVELLLGKAYSDWGHVSDAVSVYDRLISSHPNDFRGYLAKGIILRENGKGGEAERMFIQARFFAPENAKALVDRYSR, encoded by the exons ATGTTCATCGCCGCAGCAACAACGACGGCGGTGACGACTTGTCGTTTCCATATGCTTCGAATTCAATGCGCTGATTCTTCGAAGCCCAGACCCGGGTTTGGAACCAAAACCAACAACAAGAGCAAGAAAAAGAACAACCTCAACCAG ACAAACAAGGCCACTACCTCAGTTGATCAGAAAGGAACTGGTTTTCAACAAGG GAAATCAACCACTAACCGGTCTGTTACAAATC AGGCGCCTGGATTAAGTTCCCGATTTGATGGGAAGGTTAAGAGAAATCTTGGCGACCTTGAGTTTGAGGAACGTCTGGAAGCAGTTAGAAG TTCAGCACTTCAGCAGAAAAAAACAGTTGAAAAAGAGGAATATGGAGCAATTGACTATGATGCACCTGTCAAATCGGAGAAGAAAAAAATTGGACTTGGAGCACAG ATTGGAGTAGGTGTAGCAGTATTGGTATTTGGGTTGGTTTTTGCTTTGGGGGACTTTCTTCCTTCCAGCAG TGTTAGTCCTACTGAGGATGCTGCACTAACCAGTAATAAACTGTCCGAAGAAGAGAAAGCGTCACTTCAG ACTAGGCTGAAAGAATATGAAGCAACACTTAGTAACAGCCCAAAAGATCCAACTGCTCTTGAG GGAGCTGCAGTAACTTTGGCAGAATTAGGAGAATATTCTCGGGCTTCCACTCTGCTTGAGGACTTAACTAAG GAAAAACCAAGTGATCCTGAAGTCTTTCGTTTGCTTGGAGAAGTAAAATATGAGCTCAAAGATTATGAAGGGAGTGTTGCTGCATATAAGGTTTCTTCCAAG GTGTCCAAAGATCTCAATTTTGAAGTTATGCGTGGCCTTACAAATGCATTACTTGCTGCTAAAAGACCAGATGAG GCTGTCCAATTTCTTCTCGCCTCTCGATCACGTTTAGATGCAGACAACCCAGAAACAAAGGCAGCAAGCAGTATGACTGGAATGCAGGTGGATCCCATTCAA GTCGAATTACTTCTTGGAAAAGCCTATTCAGATTGGGGCCATGTCAGTGATGCTGTCTCTGTCTATGATAGGCTCATCTCTAGTCATCCAAATGACTTCCGTGGTTACTTAGCTAAG GGAATTATATTAAGAGAAAATGGTAAAGGTGGAGAGGCAGAGCGGATGTTCATACAG GCACGGTTTTTTGCACCAGAGAATGCCAAGGCACTTGTAGATCGGTATTCAAGGTGA
- the LOC101303056 gene encoding tyrosine-sulfated glycopeptide receptor 1-like produces MVPSKATFSKDKMKGIPMTKLIVLWQWVFVLLFLPCSALAACDQVDHNALLSLAFKVSSPLNWSASSDCRHWEGILCGLDDRVVHLWLPGRGLSSTISPAITNLTYLTHLDLSHNSLLGVLPDGLFQSLFRLQVLDLSFNRLNGNLPLSSDDASKIEIVDLSSNYFNGTIPSSILIPSIAAGSLSIFNVSNNSFAGSIPISVFCKNGSKPSSLTILDFSSNKFTDHIPIGLGSCSHLQVLRAGYNDLFGPLPDDIFNLADLQRLSLPVNRLSGPIGDGIVRLINLKILELYSNQFVGSIPVQIGNLFLLEKLVLHNNNLTGSLPPSLANCTNLSALNLRVNNLAGELSSFNFSNLKHLTILDLGNNNFSGELPQSLYSCKSLTAIRFASNRLRGQISPEIVGLASLAYLSISNNNLTNATGALRILRGCRNLSTLVLSKSFVNEPLPYDEDLSDPDGFQNIRVFALGGCNFTGRVPTWLGKLKNLKVLDLSFNLIHGSIPGSLGSLPNLFYIDLSHNLLTGGFPRELCGMPSLTSKQGIHLADRGRIELPVFTIPQNGSDQYQYNQLSSLPPAIYLGNNNLSGNIPTEIGQLQVILVLDLSHNTFSGSIPVQISNLTNLEALPLSYNLLSGAIPAALNGLHLSFFSVAYNDLQGPVPSGGQFNTFTKSSFEGNPGLCAANHFCSPSPPSPLASAVTKRSSYKILRALIFGITFGIAFRIGISIDNTKIPLIGWCEKKLIHQTGEVDLVRVYSDL; encoded by the coding sequence ATGGTGCCCAGCAAAGCAACTTTCTCCAAGGACAAGATGAAGGGCATCCCAATGACAAAGCTCATCGTTTTATGGCAGTGGGTTTTTGTACTGCTGTTTCTTCCTTGCAGTGCCTTGGCTGCTTGTGATCAAGTGGATCACAACGCTCTCTTGTCTCTGGCTTTCAAGGTCTCATCACCATTGAACTGGTCTGCTTCCTCCGACTGCCGCCATTGGGAAGGAATACTCTGTGGTCTTGATGATCGAGTAGTTCATCTTTGGCTGCCTGGGAGAGGTTTAAGCAGTACAATCTCTCCAGCTATCACTAACCTCACCTATCTAACCCACCTTGATCTCTCCCACAATTCTCTGTTGGGTGTTCTCCCGGATGGTTTGTTCCAATCCCTGTTTCGCCTTCAAGTTCTGGACTTGAGCTTCAATCGGCTCAACGGCAATCTACCACTTTCATCAGACGATGCCAGCAAGATTGAGATTGTAGACTTGTCCAGCAATTACTTCAATGGAACAATCCCATCGTCGATCCTCATCCCATCCATCGCTGCTGGCTCTCTCTCCATTTTCAATGTCAGCAATAACAGCTTTGCTGGCTCCATTCCCATCTCTGTTTTCTGCAAAAATGGCAGTAAACCCAGCAGCCTCACCATCTTGGACTTCTCCTCCAACAAATTCACTGACCACATTCCCATTGGACTAGGCTCTTGTTCCCACCTCCAAGTCCTTCGCGCAGGATACAATGATCTCTTTGGTCCTCTCCCTGATGACATTTTCAACCTTGCTGATCTCCAAAGGCTCTCTCTGCCTGTCAATCGTTTGTCAGGTCCCATTGGTGATGGCATTGTGCGTTTAATCAACCTGAAGATCTTGGAGCTCTACTCGAACCAGTTCGTTGGGTCAATTCCAGTCCAAATCGGTAACCTTTTCCTGTTGGAAAAGCTAGTTCTTCATAACAACAACCTCACAGGTTCCTTGCCTCCATCTCTTGCAAACTGCACAAATCTATCCGCCTTGAATTTGCGTGTCAACAACTTGGCAGGAGAGCTCTCTTCCTTCAATTTCTCTAATCTCAAACACCTCACAATACTCGACCTTGGTAACAACAACTTCTCTGGTGAGTTACCGCAAAGCCTCTACTCTTGCAAGTCATTGACAGCAATTCGATTTGCCAGTAATCGGCTCAGAGGCCAGATATCACCTGAAATAGTTGGACTGGCATCCCTGGCATACCTCTCCATCTCTAACAACAACCTTACCAATGCCACCGGGGCTCTTAGAATTTTAAGGGGTTGCAGGAATCTGTCTACTCTGGTACTCTCCAAAAGTTTTGTGAATGAACCTTTGCCATATGATGAAGACCTATCAGACCCTGATGGGTTTCAGAATATACGGGTTTTTGCTCTAGGTGGTTGCAATTTCACAGGTCGAGTTCCCACTTGGCTTGGCAAGCTTAAAAATCTTAAAGTCTTGGACCTGTCATTTAACCTCATACATGGTTCTATACCCGGTTCGTTAGGTAGTCTGCCAAACCTTTTCTACATAGATTTGTCCCATAACCTCCTTACTGGAGGATTTCCTAGGGAGCTCTGTGGGATGCCTAGTTTGACATCAAAACAAGGCATCCATCTAGCGGACAGAGGTCGTATAGAGTTGCCGGTCTTTACGATTCCCCAAAATGGAAGTGATCAATACCAGTACAATCAACTGTCCAGCCTTCCCCCCGCTATATATCTCGGTAATAACAACCTCAGTGGCAACATCCCCACCGAGATAGGGCAGTTGCAGGTCATTCTCGTGTTGGACCTTAGTCACAACACCTTCTCTGGCAGCATCCCAGTTCAGATATCTAATCTCACCAACTTGGAGGCGTTGCCTCTCTCCTATAACCTCCTATCTGGTGCAATACCTGCCGCTCTCAATGGTCTGCACTTGTCTTTCTTCAGTGTGGCATACAATGATCTTCAGGGACCAGTGCCATCTGGGGGTCAGTTCAATACTTTTACCAAATCAAGCTTCGAAGGGAATCCAGGATTATGTGCTGCAAATCACTTTTGCTCCCCAAGCCCTCCAAGCCCTCTAGCGTCTGCAGTTACTAAGAGATCTTCATATAAGATTCTTAGAGCGCTCATCTTCGGGATCACTTTCGGCATTGCTTTTCGTATTGGTATTAGTATTGATAACACGAAAATTCCATTAATAGGTTGGTGTGAGAAGAAATTGATTCATCAAACAGGAGAAGTTGATTTAGTGCGTGTTTATTCAGACCTATAA
- the LOC101308694 gene encoding tyrosine-sulfated glycopeptide receptor 1-like — protein sequence MLFLPCRASASCDQVDRDALLSFDFKASSPLNWSASSDCCFWEGIICGPDDRVLHLWLPGRGLSGSVSPAITNLTYLTHLNLSHNSLFGLLPDGLFSSLFSLQVLDLSFNRLNGQLPNSPTEASKLEIVDLSSNYFNGTIPSVASDSLSFFNVSKNSLAGSIPISVFCKNSSNHNNLTFLDVSFNRFTDPIPTGLASCSKLQIFRAGFNALSGRLPDDIFSLADLQQLSLPFNRLSGNIGNGIVGLTSLKILELYSNQFVGNIPTQIGSLVMLEDLVLHSNNLTGALPPSLNNCTNLSTLSLRDNNLTGDLSAFNFSTFQFLTTLDLGNNNFTGKLPQSLYSCKSLTAIRLDSNNLQGQILPEIVALESLAFLSISNNNFTNATGAFMVLMGCKNLTTLVLTKSFLLEPLPNDESLADLDGFDKLQVLAMGGCKFTGQVPTWIAKLKNLQVLDLSYNLITSTVPGWLGSLPKLFYMDLSNNLLTGSFPGELCGMPSLTSKEANEKVEQSFLELPVTVMSKNGTNQQYKQFSQLPRALYLGWNSLSGNIPIEIGQLKFLQVIDLSHNNFSGSIPDQMSNLSNLEKLDLSYNHLSGAIPASLTALNFLSFFSVAYNDLQGFVPSGGQFNTFTISSFEGNTRLCGYQTAQLSCLRLLSPAIPPVSSGTQRSSDKTLSALIFGITFGIFLV from the coding sequence ATGTTGTTTCTCCCTTGCCGTGCATCTGCTTCTTGTGATCAAGTGGATCGCGACGCACTCTTATCCTTCGATTTTAAGGCCTCATCACCATTGAATTGGTCTGCTTCCTCAGACTGTTGCTTTTGGGAAGGAATAATCTGTGGTCCAGATGATCGAGTCCTGCATCTGTGGTTGCCTGGGAGAGGCTTAAGCGGTTCAGTCTCTCCAGCTATCACCAACCTCACTTATCTCACCCACCTCAATCTTTCGCACAATAGCCTGTTTGGTCTACTCCCGGATGGCTTGTTCTCCTCCCTCTTTAGCCTCCAAGTTCTAGACTTAAGCTTCAATCGTCTCAACGGCCAGTTACCAAATTCACCTACTGAAGCCAGCAAGCTTGAGATTGTAGACTTGTCCAGCAATTACTTCAATGGAACAATCCCATCTGTGGCTTCTGACTCTCTATCCTTTTTCAATGTCAGCAAAAATAGCCTTGCTGGCTCCATTCCTATCTCTGTTTTCTGCAAAAATAGCAGCAACCACAACAACCTCACCTTTTTAGATGTATCCTTCAACAGATTTACTGATCCAATTCCCACTGGCCTTGCCTCTTGTTCCAAGCTCCAGATTTTCCGTGCAGGCTTCAATGCTCTGTCTGGTCGTCTCCCTGATGACATTTTTAGCCTTGCTGATCTCCAACAGCTTTCCCTACCCTTCAACCGCTTATCAGGAAACATTGGCAATGGCATTGTAGGATTAACCAGTCTGAAGATCCTGGAGCTCTACTCAAACCAATTCGTGGGGAATATACCCACCCAAATTGGTAGCCTTGTCATGTTGGAGGATCTGGTCCTCCACAGTAACAACCTCACAGGTGCGTTACCTCCATCTCTCAACAACTGCACAAATCTATCCACCTTGAGTTTGCGTGATAACAACTTAACAGGAGACCTCTCTGCCTTCAATTTCTCTACGTTCCAATTCCTCACCACACTTGACCTTGGCAACAATAACTTCACTGGTAAGTTACCGCAAAGTCTCTACTCGTGCAAGTCATTGACAGCAATTAGATTGGACAGCAATAATCTCCAAGGGCAGATATTACCTGAAATAGTTGCATTAGAATCCCTTGCTTTCCTCTCCATCTCTAACAACAACTTTACCAACGCCACCGGGGCCTTTATGGTTCTAATGGGTTGCAAGAATCTCACCACTCTGGTCCTCACCAAGAGTTTTCTGTTGGAACCTTTGCCAAATGATGAAAGCCTGGCAGACCTAGATGGATTTGACAAACTCCAAGTTCTTGCTATGGGTGGTTGCAAGTTTACAGGTCAAGTGCCCACCTGGATAGCCAAGCTTAAGAATCTTCAAGTCTTGGACCTGTCATATAACCTTATAACCAGCACTGTTCCAGGTTGGTTGGGTAGTCTACCCAAGCTGTTCTACATGGACTTGTCCAATAACCTCCTTACTGGATCATTCCCTGGGGAGCTCTGCGGAATGCCATCTTTGACATCAAAAGAGGCCAACGAAAAAGTGGAACAAAGTTTTCTAGAGTTACCAGTTACTGTGATGTCCAAAAATGGTACTAATCAGCAATACAAGCAGTTCTCTCAACTTCCCCGAGCACTATACCTTGGTTGGAATAGCCTCAGTGGCAATATCCCTATTGAGATTGGTCAATTGAAGTTTCTTCAAGTGATCGATCTTAGCCATAATAACTTCTCTGGTAGCATCCCAGATCAGATGTCAAACCTATCTAACCTAGAGAAATTGGATCTCTCGTATAACCATCTATCTGGTGCAATCCCTGCTTCCCTTACAGCTCTGAATTTCCTTTCTTTCTTCAGTGTTGCATACAATGATCTTCAGGGTTTTGTACCATCTGGGGGTCAGTTCAATACTTTTACCATCTCCAGCTTTGAAGGAAATACAAGATTATGTGGCTATCAAACTGCGCAGCTATCTTGCCTTCGCCTTCTAAGTCCTGCAATCCCTCCTGTATCTTCAGGTACTCAGAGATCTTCAGATAAGACTCTAAGTGCACTCATCTTTGGGATCACTTTCGGCATTTTCTTGGTTTAA
- the LOC101308986 gene encoding uncharacterized protein LOC101308986, whose product MEQPLTPNSNPQKPTKSTDPNALKRKLPTPQELVSHYESQGMDTQEASLKVIGDLQTALFRVISSGRGRKDKLLAETARKADTTNNSLAILNMKLDSKPGYGESFAIGVASGLTLQGIGSVLPHVIKGFGDIWNSVRNVNKEHP is encoded by the coding sequence ATGGAACAACCACTGACCCCAAACTCCAACCCCCAAAAACCCACCAAATCCACAGACCCAAATGCCCTCAAGAGAAAGCTGCCCACCCCACAAGAGCTCGTCTCCCACTATGAGTCCCAAGGGATGGACACCCAAGAAGCCTCCCTCAAGGTCATAGGGGACCTCCAGACTGCCCTGTTTAGGGTCATATCCTCTGGAAGAGGCAGAAAGGACAAGCTTTTGGCTGAGACTGCAAGAAAGGCTGACACCACCAACAACAGCCTTGCCATTTTGAACATGAAGCTTGACTCCAAGCCTGGCTATGGTGAGTCTTTTGCTATTGGGGTTGCTTCTGGGCTCACCTTGCAAGGCATTGGGAGTGTTCTGCCTCATGTAATCAAGGGTTTTGGGGATATCTGGAATTCTGTTAGGAATGTCAATAAGGAACATCCTTGA
- the LOC101303352 gene encoding indole-3-acetic acid-induced protein ARG7-like codes for MATCTSKSSKTIRQAIQLKQVMKLWKAISVVNGKSNPTPSGFLPVYVGWDRTRFLIPTRFLKYPIFVALLEKSGEEFGFKISGGIVLPCDVEFFKEVLHLLQKDEKRYGGLELDQFLKTISEVSTHHFDCKMEDGNAYGQFVDGLREPLTEKA; via the coding sequence ATGGCCACCTGCACAAGCAAAAGTTCCAAAACAATCCGGCAAGCCATCCAACTCAAACAAGTGATGAAGCTGTGGAAAGCCATAAGCGTCGTCAATGGTAAATCCAACCCCACTCCCTCTGGCTTCCTTCCTGTTTATGTCGGATGGGACCGAACCCGGTTCTTGATTCCTACCCGATTCCTCAAATATCCGATATTTGTGGCTCTTCTTGAGAAATCGGGAGAGGAATTCGGGTTCAAGATCAGTGGAGGGATAGTGTTGCCATGCGATGTTGAGTTCTTCAAAGAAGTACTGCATTTGCTTCAGAAGGATGAGAAGAGGTATGGTGGCTTAGAGCTCGACCAGTTCCTGAAGACAATTTCTGAGGTGAGTACTCATCATTTTGATTGCAAGATGGAAGACGGCAATGCTTATGGTCAATTTGTTGATGGACTTAGAGAACCTTTGACGGAGAAAGCATAA